A portion of the Cryptomeria japonica chromosome 5, Sugi_1.0, whole genome shotgun sequence genome contains these proteins:
- the LOC131042923 gene encoding eukaryotic initiation factor 4A-6-like has translation MSLNDLSKFTNMKDTDSIQATGSLLNFSPEGEGKELYTTWEEVHDTFDSMGLQENLLRGIYAYGFENPSAIQQRGIVPFCRGLDVIQQAQSGTGKTATFCSGILQLLDYNLQHCQALVLAPTRELAQQIEKVMRALADYLEVKVHACVGGTSIREDLRILQSGVQVVVGTPGRVYDMLNRRALRSDYIKIFVLDEVDEMLSKGFEDKIHEIIQLLPQKLQVGVFSATMPPETLEITRKFMTNPVWILVKKDELTLEGIKQFYINVDKEEYKLHTLCDLYETLAITQSVIFINTRRQVDWLTDQMRARDHTVSATHGEMNQNSRDIIMREFRSGSSRVLITTDLLARGIDVQQVSLVINYDLPTKPEKYLHRIGRSGRFGRKGVAINFVTRSDKGALMDIQKFYNIVIEEMPTNVADLI, from the exons ATGTCGCTCAATGATTTGAGCAAATTTACAAACATGAAAGATACAGATTCAATCCAGGCAACTGGAAGTTTGCTCAACTTTAG CCCTGAAGGTGAAGGTAAGGAACTTTATACTACTTGGGAGGAAGTGCATGATACTTTTGACTCTATGGGCCTTCAAGAAAATCTGTTGCGAGGAATTTATGCCTATG GTTTTGAAAATCCATCTGCTATTCAGCAGAGAGGTATTGTTCCTTTTTGCCGAGGCCTTGATGTTATCCAGCAAGCACAATCAGGAACAGGAAAAACTGCAACATTTTGTTCAGGAATCCTACAACTGCTGGACTACAATCTCCAGCATTGCCAGGCATTAGTTTTGGCACCAACTCGGGAACTGGCACAACAAATAGAAAAAGTTATGAGGGCACTTGCTGATTATCTAGAGGTAAAAGTACATGCCTGTGTTGGAGGAACAAGCATCCGGGAGGATCTCCGTATTCTCCAATCTGGTGTTCAGGTTGTTGTGGGGACACCTGGTAGGGTTTATGACATGCTCAATCGCCGTGCTCTGCGCTCTGATTATATTAAAATCTTTGTTCTTGATGAAGTAGATGAAATGTTGTCAAAAGGGTTCGAGGACAAG ATACATGAAATCATTCAATTGCTTCCTCAAAAACTCCAAGTTGGTGTTTTCTCGGCTACAATGCCTCCTGAAACCCTCGAGATCACAAGGAAGTTCATGACTAATCCAGTCTGGATTCTTGTCAAGAAAGATGAGCTTACTCTAGAGGGTATTAAACAGTTCTATATCAATGTGGACAAAGAGGAATATAAGCTTCACACACTGTGTGATTTGTATGAAACCCTAGCAATAACACAAAGTGTGATTTTCATCAATACCAGGAGACAGGTTGATTGGCTCACAGACCAAATGAGAGCTCGTGATCACACAGTGTCTGCAACTCATGGTGAAATGAACCAGAATAGCAGAGACATCATTATGAGAGAATTCAGATCTGGTTCTTCCAGAGTGCTGATTACTACTGACCTTTTGGCCCGAGGTATTGATGTTCAACAAGTTTCTCTCGTTATCAATTATGACTTGCCAACAAAACCAGAAAAGTACCTCCACCGTATAGGTCGTAGCGGAAGATTTGGTAGGAAGGGTGTGGCAATTAACTTTGTCACCCGATCTGATAAGGGAGCGCTCATGGATATACAAAAATTCTACAATATAGTAATTGAAGAAATGCCAACAAATGTTGCAGATTTGATCTGA